One Clavelina lepadiformis chromosome 1, kaClaLepa1.1, whole genome shotgun sequence genomic region harbors:
- the LOC143463472 gene encoding uncharacterized protein LOC143463472 has translation MENKSSVSNQVLINGLPEGYGLRRTRDLALNCLDSEDAVIDIDFKVNFDGTKQSDSAIVSLRNKADVNALIEKAVIVATFGGQQHNLKITQTRQKTKVLKPVVVFDTNDEEGVDKNSRKKNLGIENQPIDESTCGNNSLFIENNEEKGVESVSNVASRKSPKTLRTFEYFPDVKSEVIEFIRRSPKHMESLSKEFEGLSIVKFEEHRFSGKEPAQFVVRFLLPRKSEVIGQQTHHQSGFESECTSKMMIFLQNFTFQSGHFKFKDLDEIRKMNLWRNCDCDVIKIEIDHNVDVSVLARWNHPKDGDFLIAGLENEVSQAFKWLQSKMEKEKKTEMSEFVKEWQLEFLKDCGILDEMKNKFKNLVIISIDDEDCKLTFYGLKHDVENCKVELIRQLKKINSTRLTFLEDDKIDFLTRSKGRKNPEFDVVQFIKSRFRQNNLKCVLQCSSEPKLRYSLQSDLDGGKVILDEIIQCRNISLGAGLVQLLDTEEWKKFEKNLCLSKTLTLKINMKNSSIILIGVAKCLTEGEILLNEFVKKNIVQHKMIEMSYPVLRFLSEYPNEVELEEKLKNIEWHPTSDGAGGIMLHGKAEHITTALTNVEELISSIKTEERDVSEPGIPGYFRDSPGRQFLKTTQSITKCIILVDKANNNDLKLKNANPKSILQQHLLAAATCSGRLLKNLALKLFSIFLWLLSIFILTIFERILKILTFLRQARFYHTVYVQVKKGDILTSSCDVIVNLTGSKFDLTRGELSAKLVAKAGTGIVQECSTNPQYSSTHCRVTSGGGLNCKNVLHLVSPKDAKYVSKSLKTAFDVVEKKLKLSSVAVPAIGTGNLRLLPVDIAKATQDALDTFAKTKPSFLRRIDIVIFQASMLQDFQKIILSGSNNDHNINKNPFTKKHESIIPKEGFGEKKDSVKLSLCAANQINIINAWQQIKEHVHQKSDTKEITDDSVAYLDEKAEKKLIALETNHRVKLRKSTDILGKQKITLLGIEDNVKDAYAAAYEVVQEYKQILTFAEYVIWQYRDRKSNTWKNFPLRENWKTENAYKKNEKGSIRLSVKVGSTKQVCVLDFSKMEATCLGFDFSEQIYRNLWSTKDWPTFWSDMNGFPWLLENVPQNSKEHQNVLSQFSSGGLNISQATLQRVQNPTLYQQFIAQKGKVEARMKAAGITNIPVTQQLFHGTSADVCQKVYKDGFDRSYAGKNATMYGRGVYFAKTAQYSNGYATPDANGQRRMFLAEVVTGEYCQGDQSVITPPFKSNQIDLYDSVVDNPSSPSIFVVFKDASVYPLYLLTY, from the exons ATGGAAAACAAAAGTTCAGTTAGTAATCAAGTATTAATAAACGGACTACCTGAAGGGTATGGCCTCAGAAGGACACGAGATTTGGCACTAAACTGTCTAGATAGTGAAGATGCGGTGATTGACATTgactttaaagtaaatttCGATGGAACCAAACAAAGTGACAGCGCTATAGTGTCTTTAAGAAATAAAGCAG ATGTGAACGCACTTATCGAGAAAGCAGTAATTGTAGCTACATTTGGCGGGCAACAACACAATCTCAAGATAACACAAACAAGGCAAAAGACGAAAGTACTCAAGCCAGTCGTCGTTTTTGACACAAATG ATGAGGAGGGCGTTGATAAAAATTCCAGGAAAAAGAACCTTGGCATTGAAAATCAACCAATTGATGAATCGACCTGTGGCAACAACTCgctttttattgaaaacaatgaaGAGAAGGGAGTTG aaTCGGTTTCAAATGTCGCGTCAAGAAAATCTCCCAAAACTCTTCGTACATTTGAATATTTTCCTGATGTGAAAAGTGAGGTGATCGAATTCATCAGAAGGTCTCCTAAACATATGGAGTCCCTGTCTAAGGAATTTGAAGGTTTATCGATTGTGAAATTCGAAGAACACAGATTTTCCGGAAAAGAGCCTGCACAGTTTGTCGTCCGCTTTCTGCTTCCACGAAAGAGT GAAGTAATTGGGCAACAGACACATCACCAATCAGGCTTTGAATCAGAATGCACAAGCAAGATGATGATTTTTCTCCAGAATTTCACTTTCCAATCAGGTCACTTTAAATTCAAGGACTTGGATGAAATTCGTAAAATGAACTTGTGGAGAAATTGTGACTGCGATgtcataaaaattgaaattgaccACAATGTAGACGTATCTGTTTTGGCAAG ATGGAATCATCCTAAAGATGGCGACTTCCTAATTGCTGGACTTGAAAATGAGGTTTCTCAAGCATTCAAATGGTTACAAAGTAaaatggaaaaagaaaagaaaacagaGATGTCTGAATTTGTCAAAGAATGGCAGCTTGA ATTTCTCAAGGATTGTGGCATTCTTGATGAAATGAAgaataagtttaaaaacttagTGATTATCAGCATTGATGATGAGGATTGTAAGCTCACTTTTTATGGATTGAAACATGACGTTGAAAATTGCAAGGTTGAACTTATAAGGCAgttaaaa aAAATTAATTCAACCCGATTGACATTTCTGGAAGATGATAAGATCGACTTCTTGACACGTTCTAAAGGCAGGAAAAATCCCGAATTTGATGTAGTGCAGTTCATTAAGTCACGGTTCCGTCAGAATAAtctaaaat GTGTCTTACAATGTTCTTCTGAACCGAAACTGAGATACTCCCTTCAGAGTGATTTGGACGGAGGAAAAGTGATCTTAGACGAAATTATTCAATGCCGAAATATTTCGCTAGGTGCTGGTCTTGTTCAACTTCTGGATACTGAGGAATGgaagaaatttgaaaagaatctttgtttatcaaaaacattaaCTCTCAAAATCAAC ATGAAAAACTCAAGCATAATTTTAATCGGCGTGGCCAAGTGTTTAACTGAGGGGGAAATACTGTTAAATGAATTTGTCAAAAAGAATATTGTGCAGCATAAAATGATAGAAATGTCCTACCCTGTTTTACGGTTTTTGAGCGAATATCCAAATGAAGTAGAACttgaagaaaaactaaaaaatattgaatggCATCCAACATCAGACGGTGCGGGAGGAATTATGTTGCATGGGAAGGCTGAACATATCACAACTG CTTTAACAAACGTGGAGGAGTTAATATCCTCAATCAAAACCGAGGAACGTGATGTCAGTGAACCTGGAATTCCTGGGTACTTCCGTGATAGCCCTGGAAGACAATTCCTAAAGACAACGCAGTCAATCACCAAGTGCATCATTCTTGTCGATAAGGCTAATAATAACGatttgaagttgaaaaacgCAAATCCCAAGTCTATTTTACAACAACACTTACTG GCTGCAGCGACTTGTTCTGGAAGGCTTTTGAAGAATCTGGCTTTAAAACTCTTTTCAATCTTTTTATGGCTGTTGTCTATTTTTATCTTGACCATCTTTGAAAGGATCCtgaaaatattaacttttttacGTCAAGCACGATTTTACCACACCGTATACGTTCAAGTTAAGAAAGGAGACATTCTCACTTCCAGTTGTGATGTAATTGTCAACCTGACAGGATCCAAGTTTGATCTGACAC GGGGGGAACTTTCAGCAAAACTAGTTGCCAAAGCTGGAACAGGCATTGTTCAAGAATGCAGTACAAACCCGCAGTATTCCTCGACTCACTGCAGAGTGACAAGTGGTGGTGGGTTAAATTGTAAAAACGTGTTGCATTTAGTCAGCCCCAAAGATGCAAAATACGTGAGTAAGTCATTGAAAACTGCATTTGATGTTGTGGAAAAGAAACTTAAACTGTCTTCTGTAGCTGTACCGGCGATTGGAACTG gtAATCTTAGATTGTTACCTGTGGATATTGCAAAAGCTACCCAGGATGCCCTAGACACTTTTGCTAAAACAAAACCATCTTTTTTGCGGCGCATCGACATAGTTATATTCCAGGCTTCAATGCTGCAGGATTTCCAGAAGATAATTCTCT CTGGTAGTAACAATGATCATAACATTAATAAAAATccttttacaaaaaaacacgAGTCCATCATACCAAAAGAAGGTTTTGGTGAAAAAAAAGATTCCGTCAAACTTTCGCTCTGCGCTGCTAACCAAATCAATATAATCAAC GCATGGCAGCAAATAAAGGAACATGTGCATCAGAAAAGTGATACAAAAGAGATAACTGATGATTCTGTCGCCTATCTTGATGAAAAGGCAGAGAAGAAGCTAATTGCTCTTGAAACAAATCACAGAGTCAAACTTCGGAAAAGCACCGACATACT AGGAAAGCAGAAGATAACTCTTTTAGGTATCGAAGACAATGTCAAGGATGCTTATGCTGCAGCTTACGAAGTTGTTCAAGAGTACAAACAGATTCTTACTTTCGCTGAGTACGTAATTTGGCAATACCGTGATAGGAAATCCAATACCTGGAAAAACTTCCCACTAAGAGAAAATTGGAAAACAGAGAATGCATACAAG aaaaatgaaaaaggttccatacgtttgtctgttaaagTGGGATCGACCAAGCAAGTTTGTGTCTTAGATTTTTCTAAAATGGAGGCAACTTGCCTAGGATTTGATTTTTCCGAGCAGATTTATCGTAATTTGTGGTCAACAAAAG ACTGGCCAACATTCTGGAGCGATATGAATGGATTCCCATGGTTGCTGGAGAATGTACCTCAAAACTCCAAAGAGCATCAAAATGTCTTAAGTCAGTTTTCTAGCGGTGGCTTAAACATTTCTCAG GCGACCCTTCAACGTGTTCAAAACCCAACACTTTACCAGCAGTTTATCGCACAAAAGGGCAAAGTTGAAGCCAGAATGAAAGCTGCTGGAATTACTAATATTCCTGTAACTCAACAACTTTTTCATGGAACCTCAGCTGACGTATGCCAGAAAGTGTACAAGGATGGTTTTGATAGAAGCTATGCTGGGAAAAACG CCACAATGTATGGCAGAGGAGTTTACTTCGCAAAGACTGCGCAATACTCAAATGGTTATGCAACACCAGATGCGAATGGCCAGAGACGAATGTTTCTTGCTGAAGTTGTCACTGGTGAATATTGTCAAGGAGACCAATCAGTAATCACACCGCCGTTCAAATCAAACCAAATTGATCTTTACGACAGTGTGGTTGATAACCCAAGTTCACCAAGCATATTCGTTGTGTTTAAAGATGCAAGTGTTTACCCATTGTATCTTTTAACATATTAA
- the LOC143463482 gene encoding uncharacterized protein LOC143463482 has protein sequence MQGKKRNGIRMKIVVFFLLLQFEYGITFVLPARKVSITERGSKVDDRVWTAKSSGRVRVQTRTDSSISKQTFWLKSNLKEGTFTLQTFSKDFYICINKHQKTFELIQHKKFSKKNCSFKKSRYRKNQTIVHDTNGKDKNVLISSGGDIKVVKMEFNNPEMTFWGFNRAI, from the exons ATGCAAGGTAAAAAAAGAAACGGAATTCGAATGAAGATCGTCGTTTTTTTCTTACTGCTCCAGTTTGAATATGGG atCACATTCGTCCTTCCTGCTCGTAAGGTGTCCATAACTGAGCGAGGTAGCAAAGTGGACGACAGAGTGTGGACTGCAAAATCTAGTGGCCGTGTACGCGTGCAAACGAGAACTGATTCAAGCATatcgaagcaaacattttggcTGAAAAGTAACTTAAAAGAAGGAACATTCACTCTGCAAACTTTCTCAAAAGacttttatatttgtatcaacAAGCACCAGAAAACGTTTGAGTTAATTCAACATAAAAAGTTTTCTAAAAAGAATTGTTCATTTAAGAAAAGCAGGTACAGGAAAAATCAAACCATCGTTCATGATACAAACggaaaagataaaaatgttttaatttcaagtGGTGGTGACATCAAGGTCGTAAAAATGGAATTTAACAACCCCGAAATGACGTTCTGGGGTTTTAACCGAGCAATTTAA